From one Shewanella sp. GD04112 genomic stretch:
- a CDS encoding TAXI family TRAP transporter solute-binding subunit, with product MKINKRFIAVGAALTLSLSAASMAAAPAFINILTGGTSGVYYPIGVALSQLYGSGIEGAKTSVQATKASVENLNLLQAGRGELALALGDSVAAAYQGDADAGFKKPLDKVRVLAAAYPNYIQIVANKESGIKTLADLKGKRISVGAPKSGTELNARAIFKAAGLSYEDMGKVEFLPYAESVELIKNRQLDATLQSSGLGMAAIRDLAATMPINFVEIPEDVIGKINNPAYQHGVIPAATYEGQTADVSTVAIQNLFVTQAGVSDDLAYQMTKLMFEHLDRLGNAHSAAKAIQLDKATKNLPAPLHPGAERYFKEVGAL from the coding sequence ATGAAAATCAACAAACGTTTTATCGCCGTTGGCGCAGCATTAACGCTCTCACTCAGCGCAGCCTCAATGGCGGCCGCACCTGCCTTTATCAATATCTTAACTGGCGGCACCAGTGGCGTGTATTACCCCATTGGTGTGGCACTGTCGCAGCTCTATGGCTCAGGCATTGAAGGCGCCAAAACCTCTGTGCAGGCCACTAAAGCCTCGGTTGAAAACCTCAACTTGCTGCAAGCGGGCCGTGGTGAATTGGCCTTAGCCTTAGGCGATTCTGTGGCTGCTGCCTATCAAGGCGATGCCGATGCAGGCTTTAAAAAGCCATTAGATAAGGTGCGCGTACTCGCAGCCGCTTACCCTAACTACATTCAAATTGTGGCCAATAAGGAATCTGGCATCAAAACCTTAGCGGATTTGAAAGGTAAACGTATTTCTGTCGGTGCACCGAAGTCAGGTACTGAACTCAACGCCCGCGCCATTTTTAAAGCCGCGGGTTTAAGCTACGAAGACATGGGCAAAGTGGAATTTTTACCCTATGCCGAATCGGTCGAGCTGATTAAAAACCGTCAGTTAGATGCGACCTTACAATCTTCGGGCTTAGGTATGGCAGCTATCCGCGATTTAGCCGCGACTATGCCAATCAACTTTGTGGAAATCCCCGAAGATGTGATCGGCAAAATCAATAACCCAGCCTATCAACATGGTGTGATCCCAGCAGCCACCTACGAAGGCCAAACCGCTGATGTCTCTACGGTTGCGATTCAAAACCTCTTTGTGACTCAAGCCGGTGTGTCTGACGATTTAGCCTATCAGATGACTAAACTGATGTTTGAGCATTTAGACCGCCTCGGCAACGCCCACTCAGCGGCGAAAGCCATTCAATTAGACAAGGCAACCAAAAACCTGCCTGCGCCACTGCACCCAGGTGCTGAGCGTTATTTCAAAGAAGTTGGCGCACTCTAA
- a CDS encoding helicase HerA-like domain-containing protein, protein MNTQLLGKGEQQVHLNLKYANRHGLIAGATGTGKTVSLMTLAEGFSRQGVPVFITDIKGDISGLGVAGTPNDKLFQRAAEIGIEEYQTEANPVVFWDLAGEQGHPLRTTVSEMGPTLLGRILELNDTQSSILDIVFQLADDQGLLLLDLDDLRAMLNLVADERKDISAKYGLISAQSLAAIQRSVLGLERDGGKDFFGEPALQLEDLMRTNLQGRGIINLLAANKLILTPNLYSSFLLWLLSELFENLPEVGDLDKPKLVFFIDEAHLLFEGCPASLLKRIEQIMRLIRSKGVGVYFCSQFPDDIPNEILGQLGNRIQHALRAYTPRDQKAVKTAAETFVPNPKLVVSEVISQLAVGEALVSTLAEKGVPTMVERALIAPPRCRMGPASAEELNAIRAKSPIGGKYDTLINRESAYERLNQRHAEAANGAASTKTANTPATQEAEQGWFSELIFGNKRRQGLAETLSKQAARTVGNQLGKQILRGLLGGILGKSTRR, encoded by the coding sequence TTGAATACTCAACTCTTAGGTAAAGGTGAGCAACAGGTTCACTTAAATCTTAAATATGCCAACCGCCACGGACTGATCGCAGGCGCTACTGGGACGGGGAAAACCGTTTCGCTGATGACCCTCGCCGAAGGCTTCTCCCGCCAAGGTGTGCCGGTATTTATCACCGACATTAAAGGTGATATCTCTGGGCTTGGCGTCGCGGGCACACCAAACGACAAACTCTTCCAGCGAGCCGCCGAAATCGGGATTGAGGAATATCAAACCGAGGCTAATCCTGTGGTTTTCTGGGATTTGGCAGGAGAGCAAGGGCACCCCTTACGCACAACCGTGAGCGAGATGGGGCCGACCCTGCTCGGGCGCATTCTCGAACTCAATGACACCCAAAGCAGTATTTTAGACATAGTGTTTCAACTGGCTGACGACCAAGGTTTATTGTTACTGGATCTCGACGATCTTCGCGCCATGCTGAACTTAGTCGCCGATGAGCGCAAAGATATCTCCGCCAAGTATGGGCTGATCAGCGCCCAGTCCCTCGCCGCCATTCAACGCTCGGTCCTCGGCTTAGAGCGCGATGGCGGCAAAGACTTTTTCGGCGAACCTGCGCTACAACTCGAAGACTTGATGCGCACTAACTTACAAGGGCGCGGCATTATCAATCTGTTAGCCGCTAATAAGTTAATCCTGACCCCTAACCTCTATTCCAGTTTCTTACTCTGGCTGCTATCAGAACTGTTTGAAAACCTACCCGAAGTCGGCGATCTCGATAAACCCAAGTTAGTCTTCTTTATCGATGAGGCACACTTATTGTTTGAAGGCTGCCCAGCAAGTTTGCTTAAACGCATAGAGCAGATTATGCGGCTTATCCGCTCCAAGGGCGTCGGAGTGTATTTTTGCTCGCAGTTTCCTGACGATATTCCCAATGAAATCTTAGGTCAGCTCGGTAATCGGATTCAGCATGCCCTCAGGGCGTATACCCCAAGGGATCAAAAAGCCGTTAAAACTGCGGCGGAGACCTTTGTGCCCAACCCTAAATTGGTGGTCAGCGAGGTGATTTCACAACTCGCCGTGGGCGAAGCTTTAGTCTCGACACTCGCCGAGAAAGGTGTGCCTACTATGGTGGAACGCGCCCTGATTGCACCGCCCCGCTGTCGCATGGGGCCCGCAAGTGCGGAGGAGTTAAACGCCATTCGTGCCAAGAGTCCCATTGGCGGCAAGTACGACACTTTAATCAACCGAGAGTCCGCCTACGAGCGGCTCAATCAACGGCACGCCGAAGCGGCCAATGGCGCCGCTAGCACCAAAACCGCGAATACGCCCGCCACCCAAGAGGCGGAGCAAGGCTGGTTTAGTGAACTGATCTTTGGCAATAAACGCCGCCAAGGATTGGCCGAGACACTCTCCAAACAAGCGGCGCGAACCGTGGGTAATCAACTCGGTAAACAAATATTGCGCGGACTACTCGGCGGCATACTCGGCAAGTCGACCCGCAGGTAA
- a CDS encoding zinc metallopeptidase → MRWRDSDRSSNIEDRRDQQMASAGVPSALLLRLLPFLLRTKIGRVILLLGGLYFAFQYFTGGLSLDPSHQAGFSQSQSASNTAAQDENAQFVAAILGTTETVWNQLLQGRYVEPKLVLYRNMTSTGCGMGQAQSGPFYCPADSKVYIDLSFLEELKKLGAPGDFAFAYVIAHEVGHHVQNLLGTSTKVRQAQQAAGKAQANQLSVALELQADCYAGVWGHYVDRQLNLLEAGDVEEGIAAASAVGDDRLQKMAGRAVQPEAFTHGSSADRVKWFKTGFASGKLASCNTFNHNS, encoded by the coding sequence ATGCGTTGGCGTGACAGTGACCGCAGCTCCAATATCGAAGACAGACGTGACCAACAGATGGCGTCCGCGGGCGTGCCCAGCGCGCTCCTGCTGCGCTTGCTGCCTTTTTTACTTCGCACCAAAATCGGCCGAGTGATATTGCTGCTAGGCGGATTGTATTTTGCGTTTCAATATTTTACCGGCGGATTGTCCCTAGACCCGAGCCATCAAGCGGGGTTCAGCCAATCACAATCGGCCAGCAATACAGCCGCTCAAGATGAAAATGCCCAGTTTGTGGCGGCGATCCTCGGCACCACCGAAACCGTCTGGAATCAATTGTTGCAGGGGCGATATGTCGAGCCCAAACTGGTGCTCTATCGCAATATGACCTCAACGGGATGCGGTATGGGACAGGCGCAATCAGGGCCTTTCTATTGCCCCGCTGATAGCAAAGTTTATATCGACTTGAGTTTTCTCGAGGAGCTGAAAAAACTTGGGGCGCCGGGGGATTTCGCCTTCGCCTATGTGATTGCCCATGAGGTGGGTCACCATGTGCAGAACCTACTCGGGACCAGCACTAAAGTCCGTCAGGCGCAGCAAGCCGCTGGCAAGGCGCAGGCCAATCAACTGAGTGTTGCCCTCGAATTGCAAGCCGACTGTTATGCTGGCGTGTGGGGACATTATGTCGACAGGCAGCTCAATTTGCTCGAAGCCGGAGATGTTGAAGAAGGCATCGCTGCTGCGAGTGCCGTGGGGGACGATCGCTTGCAAAAAATGGCTGGCCGAGCCGTACAACCCGAAGCCTTTACCCATGGCAGTTCGGCTGACAGGGTAAAATGGTTTAAGACGGGTTTTGCCTCAGGCAAGCTTGCCAGCTGCAATACCTTTAACCACAACTCGTGA
- a CDS encoding NUDIX domain-containing protein, with protein sequence MAFEDRFRLSSHGVITNDSGQVLLLKANYGNCAWGLPGGALEPGETIHEALLRECQEELGLAVNVHYLSGVYYHSAYQSQAFIFRCEFASADAVIRLSHEHSEFAFHDIDTLSAVQQQRVKDCLNFNGIVVSAKF encoded by the coding sequence ATGGCATTTGAAGATAGGTTTCGGCTCAGTAGCCATGGGGTGATCACTAACGATTCGGGCCAAGTGTTACTTCTTAAGGCTAATTACGGCAATTGTGCCTGGGGGTTACCCGGCGGCGCTTTAGAGCCCGGCGAAACGATTCACGAAGCCCTGCTGCGTGAATGCCAAGAGGAACTGGGGCTGGCGGTGAACGTCCACTACCTGAGCGGCGTGTATTATCACAGCGCCTATCAATCCCAAGCCTTTATCTTTCGTTGTGAGTTTGCATCTGCCGATGCGGTAATTCGCTTAAGTCATGAACACTCAGAGTTTGCCTTTCATGATATCGACACCCTTAGCGCGGTTCAGCAGCAAAGAGTTAAAGATTGTCTTAATTTCAACGGGATTGTTGTGAGTGCAAAGTTTTAA
- a CDS encoding type II toxin-antitoxin system YafO family toxin, which translates to MAATVTFEDNLESQLAAKGFKLTQLKEDLELYFNSEKTKRVAYLGKDAPYRDPSHVQDSEIHHIHIFVKGISCPDTWNAAKTSNSYIVYTFGYFDEDAIRVIDFLSEKAHERSRANNYSLIIKYKVVADNFRTKF; encoded by the coding sequence GTGGCTGCAACAGTAACATTTGAAGACAATTTAGAAAGCCAGCTTGCAGCCAAGGGGTTCAAGCTGACTCAACTAAAGGAAGATCTAGAGCTTTACTTTAATTCAGAAAAGACTAAACGCGTTGCTTATCTTGGAAAAGATGCACCATACCGTGATCCTAGTCATGTTCAAGATTCTGAAATACACCATATTCATATATTTGTTAAGGGTATTTCTTGTCCAGACACTTGGAATGCAGCAAAGACAAGTAATTCTTATATTGTGTATACATTCGGTTATTTTGATGAAGATGCAATACGTGTAATAGATTTCCTTAGTGAAAAAGCACATGAACGAAGTCGTGCAAATAATTATAGTCTGATTATCAAATATAAAGTCGTCGCTGATAACTTCAGAACAAAATTTTAA
- a CDS encoding response regulator yields the protein MHYCFNAFVLDTQNRTLFCNNQRLHCDERVILLLAQLIDAYPAHCDQACLLEHIWPNTVVSSWSVARLISDTRKLFESAGLKVPIIQTLHGRGYRLSPDIAAIIRSDAVANSFTAQDHSLAITDNATSAANSNTLQPAQKKPYFTLPGLVLIGILSSAVLALLFYNQIERSGPLVLAEPQNVKARILWVDDHPENNQAERQFLEQKKIGVYTTKTSSDALTLLSLYSYDAIITDMGRGSDPLAGLKLMQAIRERGINTPIYLYTIMPSEALRQKAQEHGAQDIAVEAEDLYQHLMPLIRYADERSE from the coding sequence ATGCATTATTGTTTTAACGCTTTTGTGTTGGATACCCAGAACCGAACCTTGTTCTGCAATAACCAAAGGCTTCACTGCGACGAACGCGTTATCCTGTTACTCGCACAGCTAATCGACGCCTATCCCGCCCATTGCGATCAGGCCTGCTTGCTCGAACACATCTGGCCCAATACCGTGGTGAGCAGTTGGTCGGTCGCAAGATTAATCTCGGATACCCGTAAACTATTCGAGTCAGCGGGCCTTAAGGTGCCCATCATTCAAACCTTGCATGGCCGAGGGTATCGGCTCTCCCCCGATATCGCCGCCATTATTCGCTCCGATGCCGTTGCCAATAGTTTTACCGCTCAAGACCACTCACTCGCAATAACAGATAACGCCACCAGCGCAGCCAACTCGAATACACTTCAACCCGCGCAAAAAAAGCCCTATTTCACCCTGCCAGGATTAGTCTTGATTGGTATCTTGTCGAGCGCAGTGCTTGCCCTACTCTTTTATAACCAAATCGAACGCAGCGGCCCATTAGTGTTGGCCGAGCCGCAAAACGTAAAAGCACGCATATTGTGGGTCGATGATCACCCTGAAAATAATCAGGCCGAGCGCCAATTTTTAGAGCAAAAAAAGATTGGGGTTTACACCACCAAAACCAGCAGCGATGCACTCACACTGCTGAGTTTATATAGCTACGATGCCATTATTACCGATATGGGCCGGGGCTCGGATCCCCTCGCGGGCCTAAAACTCATGCAGGCAATCCGCGAGCGCGGCATCAACACGCCCATTTACCTCTATACCATCATGCCCTCCGAGGCGCTAAGACAAAAAGCCCAGGAACATGGCGCGCAGGATATTGCCGTCGAAGCCGAAGACTTATATCAACACTTGATGCCGCTTATCCGTTATGCCGATGAAAGGTCGGAGTAA
- the uvrD gene encoding DNA helicase II — MDVSSLLDGLNDKQREAVAAPQSSMLVLAGAGSGKTRVLTHRIAWLMQVEQQSPYSILAVTFTNKAAAEMRERVEKVAGTNMGRMWIGTFHGLAHRLLRTHFQDAGLPQSFQILDSDDQVRLLKRILKSLNLDEKQYPPRQAQAYINGKKDQGLRPKHIDAGGFPIEQNLLKIYQVYQESCDRAGLVDFAEILLRAHELWLNKPHLLAHYQERFKHILVDEFQDTNAIQYAWIRVLAGQTANVMIVGDDDQSIYGWRGAQVENLHRFLRDFPTATTIRLEQNYRSKGNILKASNALIANNPERLGKELWTDEADGEPISLYCAFNEMDEARFIVGRINDWYEKGGNLSDCAILYRSNAQSRVLEEALLHKGLAYRIYGGLRFFERQEIKDAMGYMRLISNKNDDAAFERVVNTPPRGIGDRTLDILRSTARQQELTLWQACLRLLDEKVLAGRAASAVRGFMDLIVTLQEETQDMALYRMTDTVIQASGLKAMYEAEKGEKAHARIENLEELVTAARTFEMPEELEDMGELNAFLSHAALEAGEGQADAFTDAVQLMTLHSAKGLEFTMVFMAGVEEGIFPSKMALEEGDRLDEERRLCYVGMTRAMEKLYITYAESRRIYGREDYARPSRFIKEIPPQYVDEIRLKAQVSTPMANNRFSAQKSAVANDTGFSVGQRVHHPKFGDGKVTNFEGSGAQARVQVNFSDFGSKWLVVAYARLEAR, encoded by the coding sequence ATGGACGTATCTTCTTTACTAGACGGCCTGAATGATAAACAGCGCGAGGCTGTCGCGGCACCGCAATCCAGCATGTTAGTGCTTGCGGGCGCAGGCAGTGGCAAAACGCGAGTATTAACCCACCGTATCGCGTGGTTAATGCAGGTCGAACAGCAGAGCCCTTACTCAATTTTAGCCGTGACGTTTACCAATAAAGCCGCAGCCGAGATGCGTGAGCGGGTGGAGAAGGTCGCTGGCACCAATATGGGGCGGATGTGGATTGGTACCTTCCACGGGTTAGCGCATCGTCTGTTACGCACTCACTTCCAAGATGCGGGACTACCGCAAAGCTTCCAAATTCTCGATTCGGACGATCAGGTGCGCTTGCTGAAACGCATCCTTAAAAGTTTGAATCTGGATGAAAAACAATATCCTCCCCGTCAGGCGCAGGCCTATATCAATGGCAAGAAAGACCAAGGATTACGGCCCAAGCATATCGATGCGGGTGGTTTTCCGATTGAGCAAAACCTGCTGAAGATTTATCAGGTTTATCAAGAGTCTTGCGACCGCGCGGGCTTAGTCGACTTTGCCGAAATCCTGCTGCGTGCCCACGAGCTGTGGCTCAATAAACCGCATCTGCTGGCGCATTATCAGGAGCGTTTTAAGCATATTCTGGTGGACGAGTTCCAGGATACCAACGCCATCCAATATGCGTGGATCCGTGTGTTGGCCGGCCAAACTGCCAACGTGATGATAGTGGGTGACGACGACCAATCCATTTATGGTTGGCGCGGCGCTCAGGTTGAAAACCTGCACCGTTTCCTGCGGGATTTCCCGACGGCTACTACGATTCGCCTCGAGCAAAATTATCGCTCCAAGGGCAATATTTTGAAGGCGTCGAACGCCCTTATCGCCAATAACCCCGAGCGTTTAGGTAAAGAGTTGTGGACCGACGAAGCAGATGGTGAGCCGATTTCCCTCTACTGCGCCTTTAACGAAATGGACGAGGCGCGCTTTATTGTCGGCCGTATCAATGATTGGTACGAAAAAGGCGGCAATTTAAGTGACTGCGCGATTTTATATCGCTCAAACGCTCAGTCGCGTGTGCTCGAAGAAGCCTTATTACACAAAGGTTTAGCCTATCGTATTTACGGTGGCCTGCGCTTCTTCGAACGCCAAGAGATTAAAGATGCTATGGGCTATATGCGTCTAATCAGCAATAAAAATGACGATGCCGCCTTCGAGCGCGTGGTTAATACGCCGCCCCGTGGCATTGGCGATCGCACCTTAGATATTCTGCGTTCGACCGCCCGTCAGCAGGAACTCACCCTGTGGCAGGCTTGTTTACGTTTGCTGGATGAAAAGGTGCTCGCAGGCCGCGCCGCCTCTGCGGTACGTGGCTTTATGGATCTTATCGTCACCCTGCAGGAAGAAACTCAGGATATGGCGCTGTACCGGATGACGGACACAGTGATCCAAGCCTCGGGGCTTAAGGCCATGTACGAGGCTGAAAAAGGCGAAAAGGCCCACGCCCGTATCGAAAACTTAGAGGAGCTCGTTACCGCGGCGCGCACCTTCGAAATGCCAGAGGAGCTTGAGGATATGGGCGAGCTTAACGCCTTCCTATCCCACGCTGCCTTAGAGGCGGGCGAAGGTCAGGCCGATGCCTTTACCGATGCCGTACAGTTGATGACACTGCACTCGGCCAAGGGGCTGGAGTTTACCATGGTGTTTATGGCGGGCGTCGAGGAGGGGATTTTCCCGAGTAAGATGGCGCTCGAAGAGGGCGACAGACTCGATGAGGAACGCCGCCTCTGTTACGTGGGCATGACCCGAGCGATGGAAAAACTCTATATCACCTATGCTGAATCCCGCCGTATTTATGGCCGCGAAGATTATGCCCGTCCATCGCGCTTTATTAAGGAAATTCCGCCGCAATATGTGGACGAAATTCGCTTAAAGGCGCAGGTGTCAACGCCGATGGCGAATAATCGCTTCAGTGCGCAAAAGTCGGCGGTCGCCAACGATACTGGCTTTAGCGTCGGCCAAAGAGTGCATCATCCAAAATTTGGTGACGGCAAAGTGACTAACTTTGAGGGCAGTGGCGCGCAGGCGCGAGTGCAGGTGAATTTTAGTGATTTTGGCAGTAAGTGGCTGGTGGTCGCCTACGCGCGTTTAGAGGCGCGTTGA
- the ubiA gene encoding 4-hydroxybenzoate octaprenyltransferase, with the protein MNLKQKWDVYSRLTRLDRPIGTLLLLWPCLMALVLAAGGMPDIKVLIIFIIGVVIMRACGCIINDYADRDLDSHVERTKSRPLASGEISTKEALLLFVILGLAAFGLVLLLNGLVVKLSVVGIILTIIYPFTKRVTNMPQMFLGVVWSWSIPMAYAAQTGEVPIEAWWLFAANWFWTVAYDTMYAMVDRDDDLKVGIKSTAILFGQYDRQIIGLFQFAALLCFIAAGWSADRGLLYGLGLLTFVGFSTYQQMLIFGRERAPCFKAFLNNNWAGLALFVGLGADYLF; encoded by the coding sequence ATGAATCTAAAGCAGAAGTGGGACGTGTATTCCCGCCTGACTCGACTCGACCGTCCTATCGGCACCTTGTTATTGCTCTGGCCCTGTTTAATGGCGCTGGTGTTAGCTGCGGGTGGAATGCCCGATATTAAAGTGTTGATTATCTTTATTATCGGTGTGGTGATCATGCGCGCCTGTGGCTGCATTATTAACGACTATGCCGACCGCGACCTCGATTCCCACGTTGAACGCACTAAATCCCGTCCCCTCGCCAGTGGCGAAATCAGCACCAAAGAAGCGCTATTGCTGTTTGTGATCTTAGGTCTGGCCGCTTTTGGTTTAGTCTTACTGCTCAATGGGTTAGTGGTTAAGCTCTCTGTTGTCGGCATTATCCTCACCATTATCTACCCCTTTACTAAGCGGGTAACGAACATGCCGCAGATGTTTTTGGGCGTGGTGTGGAGCTGGTCGATTCCCATGGCTTATGCGGCGCAAACCGGTGAAGTGCCCATTGAAGCTTGGTGGTTATTTGCCGCCAATTGGTTCTGGACTGTGGCCTACGACACTATGTACGCCATGGTCGATAGGGATGATGATTTAAAAGTCGGTATCAAATCGACCGCCATTCTGTTTGGCCAATACGACCGTCAAATCATTGGGTTATTTCAATTTGCCGCGCTGCTGTGTTTTATCGCCGCGGGTTGGAGTGCCGACCGTGGCCTGCTCTATGGTCTAGGATTACTGACCTTTGTTGGTTTTAGCACTTACCAACAGATGTTGATTTTTGGCCGCGAAAGAGCTCCTTGCTTTAAAGCCTTCCTCAACAATAACTGGGCGGGATTAGCACTGTTTGTTGGTTTAGGCGCCGATTACCTGTTTTAA
- a CDS encoding DUF4156 domain-containing protein, whose product MIFRAILLLLIGLNLTACVTFPTPESAQVKILWENSVAIENCTYKGTVIGSQGHFYDYWLHSDRDMVWGTLNELRIKSHALGADTVYLYQPLKFLGSVTMMGNAYQCAETQSSETKASDALDSTSLPTQINSASRQ is encoded by the coding sequence ATGATCTTTCGTGCAATATTGCTGTTATTAATCGGTTTAAATTTAACGGCGTGTGTCACCTTTCCCACGCCAGAATCGGCACAGGTTAAAATATTATGGGAAAACTCTGTCGCCATCGAAAACTGTACCTATAAAGGCACTGTCATTGGTTCACAGGGACATTTCTATGACTATTGGTTACACAGTGATAGGGATATGGTGTGGGGCACACTCAACGAGCTGCGTATCAAAAGCCATGCACTCGGCGCAGATACGGTTTACCTCTATCAACCGCTTAAGTTTTTAGGCTCAGTGACTATGATGGGGAATGCTTACCAATGTGCAGAGACTCAATCTTCAGAGACCAAAGCTTCTGACGCTCTAGATTCAACAAGTCTGCCGACGCAGATAAATAGCGCATCAAGACAGTAG
- a CDS encoding DUF2541 family protein translates to MLLKSSLFSTTIIHRLILCLLLALTTTVAHAKDDDKDDEITLGRTLLLGIGDHPATIPLIICRQAKYIKIKAERDVSVDRVVVTYGDDKTRTVRFDTDIEKDKHSEWKSLGARRCVKKIEVYGNSDRSKAGIKVIGKK, encoded by the coding sequence ATGTTATTAAAATCCAGTCTATTTTCGACGACCATCATCCATCGACTCATTCTTTGTTTACTACTCGCGCTCACCACAACCGTTGCCCACGCAAAAGATGATGATAAGGATGATGAAATCACCCTAGGTCGAACCCTGTTACTCGGCATAGGTGATCATCCTGCCACCATCCCGCTTATCATTTGCAGACAAGCAAAGTACATTAAAATCAAGGCAGAAAGAGATGTCAGCGTTGATCGCGTCGTAGTGACCTATGGGGATGATAAAACCCGTACCGTTCGCTTTGATACCGATATCGAAAAGGATAAACACTCGGAGTGGAAATCACTCGGTGCGCGCCGCTGTGTGAAAAAAATTGAGGTATATGGAAATTCAGACCGCAGTAAAGCCGGAATTAAAGTCATCGGCAAAAAGTAG